Sequence from the Megalops cyprinoides isolate fMegCyp1 chromosome 9, fMegCyp1.pri, whole genome shotgun sequence genome:
GTAGCAGTGATGGAGTCATGATACTAACGGTTCAGCAGTGActcatgtacagtacagtacagttctcCTCCCCTGACCAGACCACACCCTTGTCTGTCATACCTCTAGTGTCCATCAGTGATGTGTTCAGtcacagactgtttttttttttttttttccttcagatgTTCTTTCATGGTTAATCTTAAATATGGCTTTAATATTTTCCCAGCTGTTCCACTCCTACCCTCCAGCTGTGTCCGGAATTCCTCCCATGATCCCCCCCACCGGGCCCTTCGGTTCTCTGCAGGGAGCCTTCCAGCCCAAGGTATGATGGGAAGCCTCCAGCCTTGGACAGCGGCgtgtgtgatgatgtcacaataggATGCCATAATAATGGGGAAGGGAGTCGATGCTCAGCACAGTCGAGAcccatattaaaatgaattggcATGAATGCTTGAAGTCCGTGTGAATATTTGGGCTGTAAACAGAAGCTTTGCCACACCTTAAGCCCAATAACCACCTTCTGTCAACAGTCATGATAGATTGCTTTGGTAGGATCCCTTATCGCCCATAATTTAGTATCATAACCcttcatgtgtttgtgcttcCTCCAGACTTCCAATCCACTGGATGTGGTGTCGAGACCAGGGGCAGttccacacacactcttacagaAGGACCCCAGGGTAAGAATACCTGTGACTATAAACTCAGCCGCTTagtgctgctgcttctgcccGTCCAGGCCATGCTCGAAAACACATCAGCAGCAGTGGGAAGGGAGTGATAACACTAGTGCTTCTTAAAAGTttacttcttgttttttttagccACAAAATAGCTCAACATAAATTTGTGTCATTAATGTGTCAGCAAACAATGATTATCCCAAGTTAATTTACACTGTTCTTCTGGTTTATTCACACTCTCACAGTGTCAGGCTCCGCTGTTTCTGTTCACACCGCTGTCACACGCTGCATTTCTTTAACATTTTAGCTGCAAAGCAAGCAGAACGTTTTACAGCTGCGTCAGCACGAATAACAGAGCAGAAAAATTCAGACGCTTGTGACCATTCTGCAGGGTTGCTTAGGGGATGTTTAATGTCAGAATTTGTTAAGAAATGAAAGCATGTGGATTTGTTGATCAGACGGGCTGTGTGGATGACGCGTGTGTTATCTGTAATCTCTTGCAGCTGGCAGACCCCTTCAGGCCTTTGCTGAGGGTAAGAGGCAGCTCTGTTACCGGTACAGCCAGTTAGAGGGCTCTCAGGACCCACCAGATAAACTCATTAAAAGATGATCCCGCCTTACTCATGTCGAGTGATACTGTCTTTAACTGTATGAGCACTTCAGTAAGAGTAAAAGATGAACCCGTAAACCCTCTGACCTGAGAAAACCTTTAGAGGAAAGAAGGGATGTGCTAGTGAGTCTAGTTTGAGCTTGTTAATGATTAATATctaatttttaaaacacatgtaGCAGTAACAGTTCTAAAGCAGATTGCTAAGGCTATCATGGCTCTTCTCTGACAGTTTACCTTGCAGTGCTTATGCTGCTCAAAGACACTTAATTACGTTACTTTGTACGGCATATCAATGGAAGGGTGGTGGTGCAGGCcacttcatttctttttttaagtgtttgtaGAAGAGATGGTATGAAGATGGCTGGACTGGTGATTGaaatgactcttttttttttttttgcagaagcCGGGGAAGTGGTGTGCGATGCACGTTCATATCGCCTGGCAGATTTACCACCATCAGCAGAAAGTGAAGGTGAGTCATCTTATCCACAGCTTCCCTCCTTTATACCTGTGTATCTGTCTGACTCTACCTGGCCACATGCACTCCTTTACATCTTTCCACCTGTCTTATATTAACGTTTTATATAAAAGGAATTCTGTTGTTACTTCATTGTGACCAGTGAAATGTgcaaaatggaatggaaaatgtttttgtttttgtcaaacagttttctttctctgttatTGACTGTTCAGACCAACAGTGGCAGTTAGTTTCCACAAATTATTCAATTCTAAAGTGATCGTGTTACTCAAGGTTTTGAAAGAGAAAGACTGCCATCTTGTGGTTGTTTTTCAATCAGCTACTCTACACTCTTTCGCTAGATGGCACCCATGCACTTACAGTTATGTTGTACCAGCTTGCTTGCTTCTGAATAATACTTCCTGGCAGTTGGCAGGAGTTTGCTGTTCTGTATTGTGCTGTACTAGTACACCATTTCTTAAGGAGGAAAAAACTTGCCAGACAGAGTTCCTGGAAACGtgtattttcaaacacttttccAGGTTACCTAACAGCTTTGTGGAATGGATTTACCAGTCTGTGGTTGTAACACTGACATTGTGTGCAACTCTGGGGAAGAAACCATTGTGTAGTGGTGGCTAGGGCAGGGCATACGACACCTTTGTCTGCAGTGGGTTTTTTatgcagtgaaaatgatctCTACGGCCGGAAGGCCTCAAAGCCTCAAGTGTTTCTACTGACCCCATCCTGCTGCCTGAGTGGGCCGTTGGAACCTACTTTTCACTTTTCCCCTTCTGTGTTCATTAGCAGCAGATGCAGACAGATCCACACAAGCTGGACTTCGGGCTGAAGCCCGAGTTTCTCAGTCGCCCCCCTGGCCCCAGCCTCTTTGGGGCGATCCCACACCCCCACGATCTGGCACGGCCCGCCACCCTCTTCTCCACAGCAGGTAAGCTGACAAAGCCGAAGGTGGGTCTGAAACGACGAGTAAGATCCTGAAGAGCTTTCCGATCAGATGCGGACTTTATTTAGCGATACATTGCATTTTCAACATTGCATTATTGCTTCTGTAAAGAGCAAACAGCAAGCACTTCGAGTTATATAAAtgattttgacttttaaaaaacCAGTGAAaccatttcagatgttttaagTGAATCTGAAGGATTCTCCGCAGGTGGAGAATATAATTTTTGAGTTGAATCCGTACGGTGGAGCCCAGTCTTTGTGCAGACCTGCATTCTCACAGTATGATCTTGTCCCTTTAAGGTTCTGCGCACCCCTCTGCCACGCCCTTTGGACACCCGCCTCATCACCCCGGCAGCTTCCTCAGCCCCGCCTCGCACCTGGGTAAGCCCTGCTTCACTGGCTGCCTCACTTGTGGGATTAAACTCTGCTAAAATAACACGGTTAAATGGGGTGTCAAGTCAGCTATCAGCATGTgtgcactacattacattattcatttaccagatgctcttatccatagcgactgacatatgtttttatatatttacatacacattttttacctattatccatttatgcagctaggcatttaccgaggcaattgtggattaagtacctttcccaagggttcaacggcagtgccccagcggggaattgaaccagcaacctttcggttatgagccctgctccttatcactacgcTACACTAACGCTAAGATCGTTGCTCTGTACCCTGAGCTCTAACACTGAAGCTCGTATTCCACACGTCGGTCATCAGTGAGGTGTTATTTCGGTGACTGCATCTGAAGCTTGCTGATGAAGGCAGTTCCCGCGGTGATGAATACTCTGTGTTGCTCACCCCTGTGCAGAGCCATACAACAGAGCAGCTTCATTTGGAGGTCTGGGCTCACTGAGCTCTGCTGCTTTTGGTGGTCTGGGAAACCCTGCACTAGGTGAGTGTCCCGTCATGGAGTAAAACTGACGACAAGCCCTACAAATGAAATACCTAATAGCATTAGGTATCCTAGATGAACTTGAGGTCACTCATGGGGATTGTTTCAGggatgttggatttttttttttttttttttttaaacggtTGTTTTTTTCCGTTACCCCTCAGCTCCCAACTCCATGTTCAACAACAAGGATAACCCGACCGCCAGCGCTCAGGAGCCGTGGAACAGACTCCACCGCACGCCACCctccttccccacccccccgccctgGCTGAAGCCAGGGGACAGCGACCGCAGGTCCTCCGACAGGAGGGCCTCCTCTGTGGGCAAGGACGACAAGGAGAGGTACCTGGACCGGGCCTGCACCGGGTCACGCTTAAACGGAACGTCCTGCACTCAAGGGTGAACAGGAGTGAATTCTCACTGGCACATTTTTCTAGGCACAGAGGTTGATGCCGTGTTTAATCAGCTATCTTAAGAAACATGCCCAAACTGTAGGATTTTTCAGGCACatttgtgctgaaaatgttcaattttACACAATAGGGACATAACTCTTGGCCTTGTTAGGGATGATGTGAAATCTTTGGGCCTCATATGAAGCACAGAGCAGAAGTCTTATATATTTAGCGGCTTAACATTTCATATCCCAGGACAGGATGAAAGTGTTTCTGTCTAAAACTTAAGTCTCTAAAAGCAATGAAGTTTGATTTGCAGGTCGATGTTAATAGGAGTATTACAATAAGCCAAGCTTTGGTGGaacctttgttttgttgtcgTTGCTGCTGTAGGGACATCTTTGAGAAGCGCCACCAGAGTCACCCGTCCCCTGCTCCTGTGAACTCCGCCAGCTCCCAGGCCCAGAAGCAGCCCCCGGAGCTGCCCCGAGGGCCGCCGCCCGGAGAGCCCAGGGACAAAGCcaaggagcgagagagagagcgtgagcaCTCCGAGTCCCGGAGGGAGGCCGAGGAAGCCAAGCACAAGGAGCACCCCCACAGCGAGAAGAACGGGCCCGGTATCCACGACGACAAGCCGCCCTATATACGGGCGGGCGTGGAGCAGCGCCCCAGCAGCAGGATGGGGCGAGAGCCGGGTGAGAAGAAGGGTGAGCCGGAGTACGAGCCCCCcaggaaggggggagaggtcAAGGtgaaggaagagaggaaggaggagcaggagggccCCAATGAACGCCCACCCCGGGTCACCCCCACGCCCGGCATCCACCCATCCTCCTCCATGTCCTCCATGCCCGTGGGCGTGACCGGGGCTCACCACATGAACGGGCTTGGCGGCCTGGAAAGGACTCGTGTGGTCACCCCCTTCATGGGCCTCAGCCCCCTGCCAGGAGCGGAGAGGTTCCCCTTCCCCCCGTTCCACTGGGACCCCATGAGGGACCCGCTGCGGGACGCCTACCGGGGCCTGGAGATGCACCGCAGAGACCCCTTGGCCAGAGACCTGCTGCTAAGGAACGACCCGCTGCACCGGCTGGCGGGGGCCCGGCTGTACGAGGCCGAGCGCTCATACCGGGACAGGGAGCCGCACGACTACAACCGGGGCCAACACCCCCACCTGCTGGCAGTGGAGCAGCAGCGCAGGGAGCATGAGAGGGCGCACCTGGAGGAGCGGGAGCGtctgcacatgctcagagaGGACTACGAGCACGGGCGCCTGCACCACATGCACCCCGCCGCCCTCGACCCCCAGGTCCCCCACCCCGGCCTCATGGCCCCCggatttcccagcatgcacttccCTCGGGTCAGCCCCTTGTCTGCGCACCAGAACGGCATTCTCAACAAGACTCCGCCCACCGCCTCCCTGAGTGCACCGCCCCCCTTGATCCCAGCGCTGGGGGTGCGTCCGGGGTCCCCCAGAAGGACTACGTCGCTCGTGACAGACATTAGAGACAGACCCCCCTCTCATGCTCACAAAGATATTGAGGCGCGGTGAACCCCGCTATAGACAAACGCCCACGACTCTGTGCCTGACTCTGAACTCTACGAGCACTTAGCACTGGGTGGGTCAGAGTGTATTATAGCCATCATGTATGTATCATGTATAAATATGTGAGAAAATCAAGCTGAATggtgtttttgtaaaaaaaaaaaaaaaaaaaagataattacatgaaacaaaaaaatcctgttttttaaGCGATTTGCTcttacttttgtgtgtgttatcttATTTGTACAGAAAACTTTTTTGAGGGATCAGGAGGTATGCAGAACAAAAATGGAAGGCTTtgcaaagatcattttggaagGTACAGGGAATGAAATGTATTAGAAATGGGGCAAAATGTTGGTATCTGGATTTAAAACCTTTTCCTTGTTAAGGTTAAAATCAAGGTACAAATATGCAAAAGTGTGTAATGAAAGCTTTACTTTGTGCAAGTGTACATACTGCAGTACATGACTCCTTACAAATGTACTATTTGCATATTTGATTTGTTGACACCGCTTGCTTTCAATGTGCAAGGTTAGTATTGTTTCACAGATCACCCCCTCCAACTATGCAATGAATGAATTGTTCAGCTTTCTCTGTGAAGCTTCTTCAGAGCCATGTTTCCCTGAAGTTCACCCACAAAGCTGTATTCTCTTCAAAATCAGAGGGTCAAaggaacattttgtttgtgagcaaaatgagcatttttaatgaatttctcAGTGCTTTTcgtaaaaaaataataaacttaTCTCTTCCTACTGTCTGCCCAAAAAGGTGtcataaaagcaaaacactttATCCATTTCTATGCTGGTGACAATCCTATTTGTGTGTAAAAGGAATCAAGTTCTGATATTTCCCTAGTAAGGGAAGAACTGACACACCCCTCATTAGATTTTTCCAGAATGTTTCTCCTTTCTCATCTGGAGAGAATATGGCTTGAAAACACAGATAACAGAAAGCATTTCTTCTAAAGGAGTATACAGTAACAAGCTACCCAGAGCTGGAATATCTACACACGAAAGAAAAAGGCAGTCTGGCTGTGGATAGTTTGTTTCTATGAGCTGAGATCTATTTTAGTAGTCAACTGAAGGTTTAGTTGTGCGCTTCAAACTGTGTGGAATTGAGATgttgtgcagtgtttttaacaaacagaaaaatgtacactGGAACTGTAGTGTTAGCAAATAAGTACTGCAAAGAGATCGGTATTAACAGAACTTTTTGCTGTTTATcatgtgtgtgaaattaaaaaggtCCTTTCcagatcatgtaaaaaaaaaaaaaagaagcgaCTCTGAATCTTCAGCATGTTCCTTATTTTGAATCTTGTGTCATGCAAATTGTGTcatgttattaaaaaatgtgaactgATATCTGCTTAAATCCCTGCACATTcggtgtctttttttgtttgtttgttttgttaagcaAACACCTGCAGAGTGAGGATCTGTGCTATGTCTCTTCTGGTTTGTTGCATTACCAGGTTACACCTGCAGGTGTCACTAAAACCATCCACATCCATCATTCACAAAGCTTTAATCAACCCAGCTTTTGCATCCTCAGTTTCTCATAGGTTTGATTATTTCAGTACAGGTGGTATTTGAAAAGACTTGTTTGACCACATTGATTCAATGAATGCTGCTTTTTATCCCCTTGATAAAACCAGGTCAGTCACGGTAGACTCATATGCTATACCTTTGGTTGAGTAAGACTAATGAGAATAAGGatttgttattattgtgttgCTGACACATGTGAGTGGATCAGTGAAgctcaaaatgaaaactgattcATGGGAAAAACTGAAGGAGATGCTTACTCGAGCTGATAGTGGCTTACTGCTCTTGCCATAGTCAATCTTCCTGCACTTTTAGCCTGTTTTAATTCACATGTATGTCCAACATttgaacacagggaaacagagtGCCGTTTTCCACTATAAGGGCAAACACTACAAGTCTTCAAATTATTCAGAATTAGCCATGATACTGAGattcattttgatgtcatttttgacatgttgttcTATAATTCCACAACCAGACAGATTCTGCTTACAGCTGTTACATCAGACCTGGCCAACCATTACACTGTAGATCTCTTACATGCTGTATTTATGCCTTTTTCTACTGGTATGAATGTTGTGTGACTGGTGTAACGGAAAGGGGGTAATTCACACATCGTCATTCGTCAGTTTACAATTCgtcattttgcaaaaaaattgtGGGGTTTTTGTATAAGGCTAACTGTTGCAAATCCTCCCCctatgcgcgcacacacacacacacacatacacacacacagacacagacacagacacacacagacacagaaaaatacCCAACAACTTggcagcataaaaaaaaactcaccatTATCTCATCTGGGTGATTACTTGAGGTCATCCTTAACCGTAAGTTTCTGTTCTGGCTCAGTCATGTGGTTCCACTTCTGTCTGACAGCCCCATTGACAGAAGCACTGCTTTTAGTGAGTGATATCCACCAACGACAAGTGACTGTTTTCAGTACCCCGTGATAAATTAGGTTGGACATTCTAAAGGAAACTTGGATTATACTGGAAAGACATGaggaaaaacaccacagaggaGGAGCCCAAACAGATGATCCTCCTGGTCCTTCCGCTGTCCATACTGCAAATGATACCTGACATGACAGAGCCAGTCTTGTACATCAGACATTGATCTGCATCAACAGCTGTACAGCTTTTCAAATATCATCAGGCACAAACAGAAAGTCTCCTTGTATATACATCTACAAGTGCCCACATACTTTCCAGTTGCACACTGTTGAGTGTTTATGCAGCTTGCTACAGTATGCTATGTTGCTTCAGCCGTAATATGCATGCTTTTATCACTGCAAATAGACAATGGGCCAACAAAGCTTTCTTCCATCCaaataaatccacacatttacagaaaaatggCACCTGGCTCACTAGCAGTatggcaggagcagagacatcTCAATAACTGGAGTCTCTTTGAAGAGGAAGCAGTCAGCTCTCTCTACACTCTTCTCAGGTGTGAGATCTGCCTCACACCCATGTAATACGGCACTCCACCTGTGTAATTACCATGGTGAAGGACATCGGCCATGTCACCTTTCCTGCCACACGCTGATCAAAGGGAGAGGAATCCAATTTACGCCTTTCTGCTTCATACCAGACCCTCACTGTGAGGGAACGGTAATATTTCCTCCCAACATCCCCTCAGCCAATGTTGCTATTAATACACCTCTAAgtgcaggagaggaaaaagacagGTATGGTGGTAGGATCTTTTGTGAGTGATATCTGTCCTTAAGGCCCCTCAGATGGATACGGCACATAAGGCAGCTGAAGAGCACTCAGTGGGACACCCCCGGCACTCGAGCGCTCAATGAAGAAGTCCTTtttcacagagaaaggaaggtggggagagagagcagctgcatCTTGTGAGCGGGCGGAGCCTCTCTGCTCTCGCCTCTGGGTGTGATGGCAGTTCCCCCACCGctgctgtctctcagctccCCAGGTGATGCATTTTTACCTCACGACTCCAGGACACGTTTTCTAAGCACGGGTTAGACCCCTGCATGCAACTGGAAGCACAGTCTCTCTGTGAGGGGCTACGCAGTGGGACGCCATCAGAATTTCAGAAACATCTTTCTGCTGAAGAGAAAGCATGCCCGTTTCATGGGCCAAATTACtagtatgaaaaatacaaacattggAAAATAGACAGCTCAATATGTCaatttttgcatttgtaatcTTTTAGACTTTCCCATGTGATCAGTATTACTCCCATGACAGACGCAGACAGGCAGGCGAAAAGATAATTCATTTGAGATATCTCCAGCTGGAGTCTTCCCTTTGATCGAACCCCCTTTCCataaagtgaaaatgacagttttttttattttatttttcactctgcCACTGAATGCATGAAAGGGCCGCGTAAACACAGCTGCGTGTTAGAAACAGCATCTTTCTCACTCGTGAAATTGGAGAAGGCAGTCGCCTGGAAAGGAGCAAACATCGCGGCCGCTATGCAAGCGCTCGGAGCCTACGCGGCCCCGCGGTTTATCGGAAACACGTCTCACTCGCCGGTGAGCGGAGAAGCGGCGCCTATTCACCGCGTCACAGCCACACTCCATCAACTTTCCCATTTCTCCGCTATTCATGCCTCACTGAATCACTTCAATTCACTTAACACATGCTCCTTTCAGAACTGTGCAGGCGATTTGCTCTTGCGTCACCCGGtgacgtttcagtcattctCCCTGGTTCATTTTCAGCCTGGGCTATTTTAAATCGTTTGCATAGCAGCGGTATTAATTTTAATGATATATAatgttgcattctgggagtttcattgtaatgattttttttttgattattttggtCAGTGTATTTGTTATTGCAATCAATGCCCACCTGCATTCTCTGAcgcatttaattaaattatgtgGTGTTTCAGCATAGCTGGGGTTTTGGTTTCTTAGGAGACGAAATTAATGGCACAGATATTATAATATATGTTTCCTGAACAGATATTCTGCTCTATGCTTAGCATTAaaagctctgtctctgccattgttgaggCTAAGCATTCCGATTTGTTTTCTTgctatgaatattcatgaagggcAGGGACCAAGACAGAAGACGCATGTCAAGCACATCGATGCGGATAGCACTAAAACCAACCGGACCCTCCTGCGCGCAGAGGTACAGTGGACCAAGGGAACGCAGAGCTTAGTCTCCAGTTTCATGGTCTCTGTGGATGGTCAGGAAACTGCAATGGGACTAGTGACCAGAGTAACACTGAATGGAACCCACAATGTCTAGAGGCATCTACGTCACTGTGTCATGTGAGAAGAAGAACTGATTTATAAGACTCTTGTAACATGACCACACAATTAATCAATTTCACCATAACATGCACTCAGGCGGCTCCAACAGCAGGGTTTCCAGTAGTACCAACACTTCACATTAATaacaaaattacagaaatacacaacCTCTCTGAAATCAACAGGGCCTCACATGGGAAGAGCCATTTTGCAGGAAAGTTAAGACTGAAGTGGTGCTGAGGAGCACATGGAAACACTTCATACAACTGAAGCACCTCGCTCAATACAAAGCAACCTCAAGCTGTGCCCTGCACGAttgggttgccatggaaacgccTCAGCACGGGCCAATCAGCAGTAACGCCTACGATCTAtacaaattaatacattaaacaGGCAAGAGGAAGCAGAGGTAAGTGCTGAGAATCCCAGGTGCTCTACAATTAAGgctcttcctgttgtttttaacCGAAAGCACTAA
This genomic interval carries:
- the LOC118783217 gene encoding autism susceptibility gene 2 protein homolog isoform X2; the protein is MFAPPASLPPPPPLTPSTLPVPGHPAGSAYSEQDLLRQELNTRFLASQSADRGASLGPPPYLRTEFHQHQHQHQHTHQHTHQHTFTPFPHAIPPSAIMPTSAPPMVRTPATNFDKYPTKVDPFYRHGLFHSYPPAVSGIPPMIPPTGPFGSLQGAFQPKTSNPLDVVSRPGAVPHTLLQKDPRLADPFRPLLRKPGKWCAMHVHIAWQIYHHQQKVKQQMQTDPHKLDFGLKPEFLSRPPGPSLFGAIPHPHDLARPATLFSTAGSAHPSATPFGHPPHHPGSFLSPASHLEPYNRAASFGGLGSLSSAAFGGLGNPALAPNSMFNNKDNPTASAQEPWNRLHRTPPSFPTPPPWLKPGDSDRRSSDRRASSVGKDDKERDIFEKRHQSHPSPAPVNSASSQAQKQPPELPRGPPPGEPRDKAKEREREREHSESRREAEEAKHKEHPHSEKNGPGIHDDKPPYIRAGVEQRPSSRMGREPGEKKGEPEYEPPRKGGEVKVKEERKEEQEGPNERPPRVTPTPGIHPSSSMSSMPVGVTGAHHMNGLGGLERTRVVTPFMGLSPLPGAERFPFPPFHWDPMRDPLRDAYRGLEMHRRDPLARDLLLRNDPLHRLAGARLYEAERSYRDREPHDYNRGQHPHLLAVEQQRREHERAHLEERERLHMLREDYEHGRLHHMHPAALDPQVPHPGLMAPGFPSMHFPRVSPLSAHQNGILNKTPPTASLSAPPPLIPALGVRPGSPRRTTSLVTDIRDRPPSHAHKDIEAR
- the LOC118783217 gene encoding autism susceptibility gene 2 protein homolog isoform X1, encoding MFAPPASLPPPPPLTPSTLPVPGHPAGSAYSEQDLLRQELNTRFLASQSADRGASLGPPPYLRTEFHQHQHQHQHTHQHTHQHTFTPFPHAIPPSAIMPTSAPPMVRTPATNFDKYPTKVDPFYRHGLFHSYPPAVSGIPPMIPPTGPFGSLQGAFQPKTSNPLDVVSRPGAVPHTLLQKDPRLADPFRPLLRKPGKWCAMHVHIAWQIYHHQQKVKQMQTDPHKLDFGLKPEFLSRPPGPSLFGAIPHPHDLARPATLFSTAGSAHPSATPFGHPPHHPGSFLSPASHLEPYNRAASFGGLGSLSSAAFGGLGNPALAPNSMFNNKDNPTASAQEPWNRLHRTPPSFPTPPPWLKPGDSDRRSSDRRASSVGKDDKERDIFEKRHQSHPSPAPVNSASSQAQKQPPELPRGPPPGEPRDKAKEREREREHSESRREAEEAKHKEHPHSEKNGPGIHDDKPPYIRAGVEQRPSSRMGREPGEKKGEPEYEPPRKGGEVKVKEERKEEQEGPNERPPRVTPTPGIHPSSSMSSMPVGVTGAHHMNGLGGLERTRVVTPFMGLSPLPGAERFPFPPFHWDPMRDPLRDAYRGLEMHRRDPLARDLLLRNDPLHRLAGARLYEAERSYRDREPHDYNRGQHPHLLAVEQQRREHERAHLEERERLHMLREDYEHGRLHHMHPAALDPQVPHPGLMAPGFPSMHFPRVSPLSAHQNGILNKTPPTASLSAPPPLIPALGVRPGSPRRTTSLVTDIRDRPPSHAHKDIEAR